From a region of the Emcibacter sp. SYSU 3D8 genome:
- the hisS gene encoding histidine--tRNA ligase → MAKLQPVRGTHDLLPDEARKHQYVIATFRDLAERYGYGQIDTPIFEFTEVFDRSLGETTDVVTKEMYTFQDRGGDSLSLRPEPTAGIARAFISGGLAQHLPLKFYAYGPMFRHERPQKGRLRQFHQLDIEVLGVAEPQADIEVIALGAHLLELLGVRDKVTLELNTLGDTESRTAYRDVLVEYFSGHEANLSEDSRMRLKRNPLRILDSKDEGDRKIVANAPQMGDYLNQTSKDFFRKVKDGLDALGQDYTVNDRLVRGFDYYTHTAFEFTTTLLGAQSAVIGGGRYDHLIEYMGGPSTAGIGWGCGIERLVMLLDEPPAPERPVSVIPVGDDGDAAALVLTQQLRRAGVKADLGFRGNVGKRMKQANKINACIAVLVGGDELARGAVAVRDLDTGEQTEVSMDEVVARLGGN, encoded by the coding sequence GTGGCAAAGCTGCAACCCGTCCGCGGGACCCATGACCTGTTGCCTGATGAGGCACGCAAGCACCAGTACGTGATCGCCACCTTCCGCGATCTGGCCGAGCGCTACGGCTATGGCCAGATCGATACGCCGATCTTCGAGTTTACCGAGGTATTCGACCGGTCGCTGGGCGAGACCACCGACGTGGTCACCAAGGAGATGTACACGTTCCAGGATCGCGGCGGCGACAGCCTGTCGCTGCGGCCGGAGCCCACCGCCGGTATCGCCCGGGCCTTCATCTCCGGTGGGCTGGCGCAGCATCTGCCGCTGAAGTTCTATGCCTATGGCCCCATGTTTCGCCACGAACGGCCCCAGAAGGGCCGGCTGCGCCAGTTCCATCAGCTCGACATCGAGGTGCTGGGTGTAGCCGAGCCGCAGGCCGACATCGAGGTGATCGCGCTCGGCGCGCACCTGCTCGAACTCCTCGGCGTCCGTGACAAGGTGACGCTGGAGCTGAACACGCTCGGTGACACGGAAAGCCGCACCGCCTATCGCGACGTGCTGGTCGAGTATTTCTCCGGCCACGAGGCAAATCTCAGCGAGGACAGCCGCATGCGGCTGAAGCGCAATCCGTTGCGCATCCTCGATTCCAAGGACGAGGGCGACCGCAAGATTGTCGCCAACGCGCCGCAGATGGGCGATTACCTCAACCAGACGTCGAAGGACTTTTTCCGGAAGGTGAAGGACGGTCTCGACGCGCTGGGGCAGGACTACACCGTCAACGACCGGCTGGTGCGCGGTTTCGACTATTACACGCACACGGCGTTCGAATTCACCACCACGCTGCTGGGCGCGCAGAGCGCGGTCATCGGCGGTGGCCGCTACGACCACCTGATCGAATATATGGGCGGACCGTCCACGGCGGGCATCGGCTGGGGCTGCGGCATCGAGCGGCTGGTGATGCTGCTCGACGAACCGCCGGCGCCCGAGCGGCCTGTCTCCGTCATCCCCGTGGGTGACGACGGAGACGCCGCGGCACTGGTGCTGACGCAGCAACTGCGCCGCGCCGGCGTGAAGGCCGACCTGGGGTTCCGCGGCAATGTGGGCAAGCGCATGAAGCAGGCCAACAAAATCAATGCGTGCATTGCCGTGCTGGTCGGCGGCGACGAACTGGCCCGGGGCGCTGTCGCGGTACGCGACCTGGACACGGGCGAACAGACCGAAGTGTCGATGGACGAGGTCGTCGCCCGGCTGGGCGGGAACTGA
- the ispG gene encoding flavodoxin-dependent (E)-4-hydroxy-3-methylbut-2-enyl-diphosphate synthase has translation MTVRAYRHIERRKSRQIHVGNVPIGGDAPIAVQSMTNTRTTDIKGTIEQVLGLEKAGADIVRISCPDEESTAALKHIIKEVNVPIVADIHFHYKRAIEAAEAGASCLRINPGNIGSMDRVREVVRAAKDHNCSMRIGVNAGSLERELLERYGEPCPEAMVESALNHAKVLEDADFREFKISVKASDVFLAVAAYQGLAEACDYPLHLGITEAGGLMTGTVKSSIGMGMLLWAGIGDTIRVSLSAEPVEEVKVGFEMLKSLGLRHRGVSIISCPSCARQAFQVIKTVETLEKRLAHIDTHLTLSIIGCVVNGPGEARETDIGLTGGGSGNHMIYLSGVTDHKINDENMVEHIVDLVEKKAAELKIERAAALAEAS, from the coding sequence ATGACCGTCCGCGCTTACAGACATATCGAACGCCGCAAGTCGCGCCAGATTCACGTCGGCAACGTGCCGATCGGCGGCGACGCACCCATCGCCGTCCAGTCGATGACCAATACCCGCACCACGGACATCAAGGGCACCATCGAGCAGGTGCTGGGCCTTGAGAAGGCCGGTGCCGATATCGTGCGCATTTCGTGCCCCGACGAGGAATCAACGGCGGCGCTGAAGCATATTATCAAGGAAGTGAACGTCCCGATCGTCGCGGACATCCATTTTCACTACAAGCGCGCCATCGAAGCCGCCGAAGCCGGCGCATCGTGCCTGCGGATCAATCCGGGCAATATCGGTTCCATGGACCGGGTGCGCGAGGTGGTCAGGGCCGCCAAGGACCATAATTGCTCCATGCGCATCGGCGTCAATGCCGGCTCGCTGGAACGGGAGTTGCTGGAGCGGTATGGCGAGCCATGCCCCGAGGCCATGGTCGAGAGCGCCCTGAATCACGCCAAGGTGCTCGAGGATGCCGACTTCCGCGAGTTCAAGATTTCGGTCAAGGCATCGGACGTATTCCTTGCCGTGGCGGCCTATCAGGGTCTGGCCGAAGCCTGCGATTACCCGCTGCATCTCGGCATCACCGAAGCCGGCGGCCTGATGACCGGCACCGTCAAATCGTCGATCGGCATGGGCATGCTGCTCTGGGCCGGCATCGGCGACACCATCCGCGTCTCGCTCTCGGCCGAACCGGTCGAGGAAGTGAAGGTCGGCTTCGAGATGCTGAAGAGCCTGGGCCTGCGCCATCGCGGCGTGTCGATCATCTCATGCCCGTCCTGCGCGCGGCAGGCGTTCCAGGTGATCAAGACCGTCGAGACGCTGGAGAAGCGGCTGGCCCATATCGACACCCATCTGACGCTGTCGATCATCGGCTGTGTCGTCAACGGTCCGGGCGAGGCCCGCGAAACCGACATCGGCCTGACCGGTGGCGGCAGCGGCAACCACATGATCTATCTGTCGGGCGTCACCGACCACAAGATCAACGACGAGAACATGGTCGAGCACATTGTCGACCTGGTCGAGAAGAAGGCGGCCGAGCTCAAGATCGAGCGTGCCGCTGCCCTCGCCGAGGCCTCGTAG
- a CDS encoding helix-turn-helix transcriptional regulator — MVSIKDRKPGAMDAAAELGERLRHTREARGLSIEDVAEVLKFRADYVEALEYGEIKELPVAYAVGFLRSYAEFLGGSALGIDIPTAVAQVRRAYEDPRHRGSMWSIAQENAMPKLSLLIVAVLLALGICVAWELSQDPSFTKSEAPATYQGQLSAITQDQ; from the coding sequence GTGGTTTCCATCAAGGACCGCAAGCCCGGCGCCATGGATGCGGCGGCCGAACTCGGCGAGCGTCTGCGGCACACACGCGAGGCGCGCGGCTTGTCCATCGAGGACGTTGCCGAGGTGCTGAAATTCCGCGCCGACTACGTCGAAGCGCTGGAATACGGAGAAATCAAGGAACTGCCCGTCGCCTATGCCGTTGGATTCCTGCGGTCCTATGCCGAATTTCTCGGCGGCTCCGCTCTCGGGATCGACATTCCCACGGCGGTTGCCCAGGTGCGCCGCGCCTATGAAGATCCGCGCCATCGCGGCAGCATGTGGAGCATCGCGCAGGAAAACGCCATGCCCAAACTGTCGCTGCTGATCGTGGCGGTGCTGCTGGCGTTGGGCATTTGCGTCGCATGGGAGTTGTCGCAGGATCCGTCGTTTACCAAGTCTGAGGCGCCGGCCACCTATCAGGGGCAGTTGTCGGCGATCACCCAGGACCAGTAG
- the ptsP gene encoding phosphoenolpyruvate--protein phosphotransferase has product MPTAPLNPAGPRLLLRRMREVMASPESPQLKLDQMVRVIANNMVAEVCSIYLVRAGDILELFATVGLNPQAVHKTNLRVGEGLIGEVAARGTPLNLADAQSHPNFAYRPETGEDIYHSLMGVPVIRAGRVLGVLAVQNVTQRLYTEEEVEALQTVAMVLAELVGSGELIDPGEVHAGTFAQGHPPKIDGVALAEGIAIGKVVLHEPRVQVTRLIAEDEAEEQARLDEALGGLRSSLDSLLENSDLGIEGDHFEVLETYRMFANDRGWIEKIRDAIRGGLTAEAAVQRVQVDNRVRMAKVSDVYLRERLSDLDDLANRLIRHLMGLEQGAVAELYDNTIVVARNLGPTELLDYDRARLRGLILAEGSPSAHVAIIAKALGIPVIGQIEGIVGLVDPGDQIIIDAMTEQVFLLPTQDIVDVYEEAIALREQRRAAYAEHRHLPAITRDGVDMALHINAGLLVDLPHLDDTGAQGIGLFRTEFQFMIGSTFPRHVAQRELYSRVLDAAGDRPVVFRTLDIGSDKVVPFLERPKEENPALGWRAIRMGLDRPALLRYQLRALLAATAGRELRVMFPMVSDVSEFLAAKSILDRELGRHMRLKYQPPTRLLVGTMLEVPALAWQLDALIPHVDFVSIGSNDLMQYLFAADRGNIMLTDRYDLLSPAALSFLSAIIDRLGKGGVSVSLCGEAAGKPLEAMALIGLGLRSLSMTPASVGPVKEMIRSLDVGKLRAYLMTLLQLPDHSLRSKLTNFARDHGVEL; this is encoded by the coding sequence ATGCCTACGGCGCCCCTCAACCCAGCTGGCCCCAGATTGCTGCTGCGGCGCATGCGCGAGGTGATGGCCTCGCCGGAGTCGCCGCAGCTGAAGCTGGACCAGATGGTGCGGGTGATCGCCAACAACATGGTCGCGGAGGTGTGCTCCATCTATCTGGTGCGCGCGGGCGACATCCTTGAACTATTCGCCACCGTCGGCCTGAATCCGCAAGCGGTCCACAAGACCAATCTGCGGGTGGGCGAGGGCCTTATCGGCGAAGTGGCGGCGCGCGGCACGCCGCTCAACCTGGCCGACGCCCAGTCCCATCCCAATTTCGCCTACCGGCCGGAGACGGGCGAGGACATCTACCATTCGCTGATGGGCGTGCCGGTGATCCGCGCCGGACGCGTACTCGGTGTGCTCGCAGTGCAGAACGTCACCCAGCGCCTCTACACCGAGGAAGAGGTCGAGGCGCTGCAGACCGTGGCCATGGTGCTGGCCGAGCTGGTCGGCTCCGGCGAGTTGATCGATCCCGGCGAGGTCCATGCCGGCACCTTCGCCCAGGGCCATCCGCCGAAGATCGACGGCGTGGCGCTGGCAGAGGGCATTGCCATCGGCAAGGTCGTGCTGCATGAGCCGAGGGTGCAGGTGACGCGGCTGATCGCCGAGGACGAGGCCGAGGAGCAGGCGCGCCTCGATGAGGCGCTGGGCGGCCTGCGCTCGTCGCTGGACTCCCTGCTGGAAAATTCGGACCTGGGAATCGAGGGCGATCACTTCGAGGTGCTCGAGACCTACCGCATGTTCGCCAACGACCGGGGATGGATCGAAAAGATCCGCGATGCCATCCGCGGCGGCCTGACCGCCGAGGCGGCGGTGCAGCGTGTCCAGGTCGACAACCGGGTGCGCATGGCCAAGGTGAGCGATGTCTACCTGCGCGAGCGGCTCTCCGACCTGGATGACCTGGCAAACCGGCTGATCCGCCATCTGATGGGGCTGGAACAGGGAGCGGTGGCTGAACTCTATGACAACACCATTGTTGTCGCGCGCAACCTTGGCCCCACGGAATTGCTCGATTACGACCGCGCCAGGCTGCGCGGCCTGATCCTGGCCGAAGGATCGCCCAGCGCGCATGTGGCGATCATCGCCAAGGCGCTGGGCATTCCGGTAATCGGCCAGATAGAAGGCATCGTGGGGCTGGTCGATCCGGGTGACCAGATCATCATCGACGCCATGACCGAGCAGGTCTTCCTGCTTCCCACCCAGGACATCGTCGACGTCTACGAGGAGGCCATCGCGCTGCGCGAGCAGCGGCGGGCGGCCTACGCCGAACACCGCCACCTGCCGGCGATCACCCGGGACGGCGTCGACATGGCGCTGCACATCAATGCCGGTCTGCTGGTCGATCTGCCGCATCTGGACGATACCGGCGCCCAGGGCATCGGCCTGTTCCGCACCGAATTCCAGTTCATGATCGGCTCGACCTTTCCGCGCCACGTGGCGCAGCGCGAGCTGTACAGCCGGGTGCTCGACGCGGCCGGCGACAGGCCGGTGGTCTTCCGCACCCTGGACATCGGCAGCGACAAGGTGGTGCCGTTCCTGGAGCGGCCCAAGGAAGAGAACCCGGCGCTCGGATGGCGGGCGATCCGCATGGGCCTCGACCGGCCCGCATTGCTCCGCTACCAGTTGCGCGCATTGCTGGCGGCCACCGCAGGGCGCGAGTTGCGGGTCATGTTTCCGATGGTCAGCGACGTCTCGGAGTTCCTTGCCGCCAAGTCGATTCTCGACCGCGAGCTCGGCCGGCACATGCGCCTGAAGTACCAGCCGCCGACCAGGCTGCTGGTCGGCACCATGCTGGAAGTGCCGGCGCTGGCCTGGCAACTCGACGCGCTGATCCCGCATGTCGACTTCGTGTCCATCGGCAGCAATGACCTGATGCAGTACCTGTTCGCCGCCGACCGCGGCAACATCATGCTGACCGACCGCTATGACCTGTTGTCGCCGGCGGCGCTGTCGTTCCTGTCCGCGATCATCGACAGGCTGGGGAAGGGCGGGGTCAGCGTCTCGCTGTGCGGCGAGGCGGCGGGCAAGCCCCTGGAGGCGATGGCGCTGATCGGACTCGGTCTGCGCAGCCTGTCCATGACGCCGGCGTCGGTTGGACCGGTCAAGGAAATGATCCGCAGTCTCGATGTCGGCAAGCTCCGTGCCTACCTGATGACCCTGCTCCAGCTGCCCGACCATAGCTTACGGAGCAAATTGACGAATTTTGCCCGGGATCACGGCGTGGAATTGTAA
- a CDS encoding nitronate monooxygenase family protein, whose translation MTDTRGKARLDELWRRGCEFLGARYAVLGGAMTWVSERHLVSAISNAGGFGVIACGSMTPELLEREIRETRALTDRPFGVNLITMHPALEDLIGVCREQNVGHVVLAGGLPPGKAIEAVKAYGAKLICFAPALGFAKKLVRSGVDALVIEGSEAGGHIGPVSTAVLAQEILPHIRDVPVFVAGGIGRGEAMAMYLEMGASGVQLGTRFVCATECVAHPAFKKAFIRANARDAMPSVQLDKRFPVIPVRALANAATDQFMDTQRIVIDRFHAGELDQQAAQLEIEHYWAGALRRAVIDGDVENGSLMAGQSVGMVTAEQPTADILAELVDQAAAHLAGR comes from the coding sequence ATGACAGACACGCGGGGGAAGGCACGTCTCGACGAGCTGTGGCGCCGGGGGTGTGAATTCCTCGGTGCGCGTTATGCAGTTCTCGGCGGCGCCATGACATGGGTGTCCGAGCGGCACCTGGTGTCCGCCATTTCAAATGCAGGCGGCTTCGGCGTGATCGCCTGCGGTTCCATGACCCCTGAACTGCTTGAGCGGGAGATACGCGAAACACGCGCTTTGACCGACCGGCCGTTCGGTGTGAACCTGATCACCATGCATCCGGCGCTGGAGGATCTGATCGGGGTCTGCCGCGAACAGAATGTGGGGCATGTGGTTCTGGCCGGCGGTTTGCCGCCGGGCAAGGCCATCGAAGCCGTCAAGGCGTATGGCGCCAAGCTCATCTGCTTCGCGCCGGCGCTCGGTTTTGCCAAGAAGCTGGTGCGCAGCGGCGTCGACGCCCTGGTCATCGAAGGCAGCGAAGCCGGCGGCCATATCGGGCCGGTCAGCACGGCCGTCCTCGCGCAGGAAATCCTGCCCCATATCAGGGACGTCCCGGTGTTCGTGGCTGGCGGCATCGGCCGCGGCGAGGCCATGGCCATGTATCTGGAAATGGGCGCCAGCGGCGTGCAGCTTGGCACCCGCTTCGTCTGCGCGACCGAATGCGTCGCCCATCCGGCATTCAAGAAGGCGTTCATCCGGGCCAATGCCCGCGACGCCATGCCGTCGGTGCAGCTCGACAAGCGTTTTCCGGTCATACCGGTGCGCGCCCTTGCCAACGCGGCCACCGATCAGTTCATGGATACCCAGCGGATCGTGATCGATCGCTTTCATGCGGGCGAGCTGGATCAGCAGGCCGCCCAGCTCGAGATCGAGCATTACTGGGCCGGTGCCCTGCGCCGCGCGGTGATCGATGGCGACGTGGAGAACGGCTCGCTGATGGCTGGCCAGAGCGTTGGCATGGTCACGGCCGAGCAGCCGACCGCCGATATCCTTGCCGAACTTGTCGATCAGGCTGCCGCGCATCTGGCAGGCCGGTAG
- a CDS encoding aspartate kinase — MARIVKKFGGTSVADLDRIRNVAKKVKQAVDAGDQVVVVVSAMSGVTNQLVSWVSESSTLYDSREYDSVVATGEQVTSGLLALTLQNMGVDARSWLGWQLPVRTSMAHGSARILEIETAELEKRLDAGQVAVIAGFQGLSADGRIATLGRGGSDTTAVAFAAALKADRCDIYTDVDGVYTTDPRIVTKARKLDKITYEEMLEMASLGAKVLQTRSVELAMRFKVPVHVCSSFSDEPGTMVVDEEEIVEQADISGIAYTSDEAKITVQGVPDRPGVSASIFGPLAEASINVDMIVQNMAADGQTTDLTFTVPRADLTRSVKVIEGLKDTLGYRAVSTDSDVVKVSVIGVGMRSHAGIASRMFAALANEGINIQVISTSEIKISVLIAAKYTELALRSLHSAYQLDAT, encoded by the coding sequence ATGGCGCGGATCGTCAAGAAATTCGGCGGAACGTCGGTGGCGGATCTGGATCGGATCCGCAACGTGGCAAAAAAGGTCAAGCAGGCGGTCGATGCCGGCGACCAGGTAGTCGTGGTGGTGTCCGCCATGTCGGGCGTGACGAACCAGCTCGTCTCGTGGGTGTCGGAGTCCTCGACCCTGTACGATTCCCGGGAATACGACTCGGTGGTGGCGACAGGCGAACAGGTGACCAGTGGTCTGCTGGCGCTCACCCTGCAGAACATGGGCGTCGACGCGCGATCCTGGCTGGGCTGGCAACTGCCTGTCCGTACGTCCATGGCGCACGGTTCGGCCCGTATCCTGGAAATCGAGACGGCTGAACTGGAGAAGCGCCTCGACGCCGGCCAGGTTGCCGTCATCGCCGGTTTCCAGGGACTGTCTGCAGACGGCCGCATCGCCACTCTGGGCCGCGGCGGCTCGGACACCACGGCGGTCGCGTTCGCTGCGGCGCTCAAGGCGGATCGCTGCGATATCTATACCGACGTGGACGGCGTCTACACCACCGATCCCCGGATCGTTACGAAGGCCCGCAAGCTCGATAAGATCACTTACGAAGAAATGCTGGAAATGGCCTCGTTGGGCGCCAAGGTCCTGCAGACCCGCTCCGTCGAACTCGCCATGCGCTTCAAGGTGCCGGTGCATGTATGCTCCAGCTTTTCGGATGAACCCGGCACGATGGTTGTCGACGAGGAAGAAATCGTGGAACAAGCAGATATCAGCGGAATTGCCTATACCAGCGACGAAGCCAAGATCACCGTGCAAGGCGTGCCAGACCGGCCCGGCGTGTCGGCCTCGATCTTCGGTCCGCTTGCGGAGGCGAGCATCAACGTGGACATGATCGTCCAGAACATGGCGGCCGACGGCCAGACTACGGACCTGACATTCACGGTGCCGCGCGCCGATCTGACCCGTTCGGTCAAGGTGATCGAGGGCCTGAAGGACACGCTCGGTTACAGGGCGGTCAGTACGGACAGCGACGTGGTGAAAGTGTCGGTCATCGGCGTCGGCATGCGCAGCCACGCGGGCATCGCCAGCCGCATGTTCGCGGCACTGGCGAATGAGGGCATCAACATTCAGGTGATTTCCACCTCGGAGATCAAGATCAGTGTGTTGATTGCCGCGAAATACACCGAACTGGCGTTACGCTCGCTCCACTCGGCCTACCAGCTCGACGCGACCTGA
- the ubiG gene encoding bifunctional 2-polyprenyl-6-hydroxyphenol methylase/3-demethylubiquinol 3-O-methyltransferase UbiG has protein sequence MAKANSTSIDADEVARFEAMAESWWDPTGPFKPLHRFNPARLLFIREQAVRYWRRDPATLRPLDGLAVVDIGCGGGLISEPLARMGASVTGIDPSTKNIGTARVHAAQGGLDIDYRATTAEELAASGARFDMVMNLEVVEHVADVEGFLAASGSLLKPGGLMICATLNRTLKSLAMAKIGAEYVLRWLPRGTHDWQKFLTPAELSRAIRRAGLSVTALQGVSYLPFRDEWALSGDTGVNYMVVAVKPAA, from the coding sequence TTGGCCAAAGCCAATTCTACCAGTATCGACGCCGATGAGGTCGCCCGCTTCGAGGCCATGGCTGAATCATGGTGGGACCCCACCGGACCGTTCAAGCCGCTGCACCGGTTCAACCCGGCGCGGCTGCTCTTCATCCGCGAACAGGCGGTGCGCTATTGGCGCCGCGACCCGGCGACCCTCAGGCCGCTGGACGGCCTTGCGGTGGTCGATATCGGCTGCGGCGGCGGCCTGATCAGCGAACCGCTGGCGCGCATGGGCGCCAGCGTTACCGGCATCGATCCGTCCACGAAAAACATCGGCACGGCGCGCGTGCATGCCGCCCAAGGCGGCCTGGATATCGACTATCGCGCGACCACCGCCGAAGAACTGGCCGCCTCCGGCGCGCGGTTCGACATGGTGATGAATCTGGAAGTGGTCGAGCACGTGGCCGATGTGGAAGGCTTTCTGGCGGCGTCCGGCAGCCTGCTGAAGCCCGGCGGCCTGATGATCTGCGCCACGCTCAATCGGACCCTCAAGAGCCTCGCCATGGCCAAGATCGGCGCCGAATATGTGCTGCGCTGGCTGCCGCGCGGCACCCACGACTGGCAGAAGTTCCTGACGCCGGCCGAACTGTCGCGCGCCATCCGCCGCGCCGGCCTTTCGGTCACGGCGCTGCAGGGTGTCAGCTATCTGCCCTTCAGGGATGAGTGGGCGCTGAGCGGCGACACCGGCGTGAATTACATGGTCGTGGCGGTCAAGCCGGCCGCTTAG
- a CDS encoding DUF1178 family protein has product MIKYELRCRGCEHQFEGWFADSATYDVQAGSGDIQCPMCSGADVGKAIMAPNVSVRRDHAQPSSAQIAAEVRRVFMEIRRKVEDNCDYVGTDFADEARKIHSGKADDRGIYGETTEDEAEELRDEGIDIVAIPWLPRSDA; this is encoded by the coding sequence ATGATCAAATACGAACTCAGATGCCGCGGCTGCGAACACCAGTTCGAAGGCTGGTTCGCCGACAGCGCCACCTATGACGTACAGGCCGGCTCGGGCGATATCCAGTGCCCGATGTGCTCAGGCGCCGACGTGGGCAAGGCCATCATGGCGCCCAATGTCTCGGTGCGCCGCGACCATGCGCAGCCCAGCAGCGCCCAGATCGCCGCAGAAGTACGCCGTGTGTTCATGGAGATTCGCCGCAAGGTCGAGGACAATTGTGATTATGTCGGCACCGATTTCGCCGACGAGGCCCGCAAGATCCATTCCGGCAAGGCCGACGATCGCGGCATTTACGGCGAGACGACCGAGGACGAAGCCGAGGAGCTGCGCGACGAGGGCATCGACATCGTCGCGATCCCCTGGCTGCCGCGCAGCGACGCCTAA
- a CDS encoding class I SAM-dependent methyltransferase: MNTRLQQTPSPWVVQHTERLAPGTDVLDLACGSGRHTRFLLERGFRVMAVDLNISGIDDLSGHPGLAMLEADLENGPWPLGNAQFGGVIVTNYLWRLLFPRIRDAVAPGGVVIYETFATGNEQYGKPSNPDFLLRDGELMDWFGDWQVSGFDQTYTDIPKPAIIQHICAVKPSA; encoded by the coding sequence ATGAACACACGCCTGCAGCAGACCCCCAGCCCCTGGGTTGTCCAACACACGGAGCGCCTCGCGCCCGGCACCGACGTTCTCGACCTGGCGTGCGGATCGGGACGCCACACCCGCTTTTTACTGGAGCGCGGCTTTCGGGTCATGGCGGTCGATCTCAATATTTCGGGCATCGACGACCTGTCGGGCCACCCGGGCCTGGCCATGCTGGAAGCGGATCTCGAAAATGGGCCCTGGCCGCTGGGCAATGCCCAGTTCGGCGGCGTGATCGTCACCAATTATCTGTGGCGGCTGCTGTTCCCGCGCATCCGCGACGCGGTCGCGCCGGGCGGTGTAGTGATCTACGAGACCTTCGCCACCGGCAACGAGCAATACGGCAAGCCGTCCAATCCCGACTTCCTGCTGCGCGACGGCGAGTTGATGGACTGGTTCGGCGACTGGCAGGTGTCCGGCTTCGACCAGACCTATACCGACATCCCCAAGCCCGCCATCATCCAGCACATCTGCGCGGTGAAGCCGTCCGCCTGA
- a CDS encoding carbon-nitrogen hydrolase family protein, with protein MGEPFNVALVQTTSGNQVAPNVASVSEMIRAAQGAGADLVMLPETVSLMETRSKLVFAQVKPQDEDEALKAFRGLADSLGIWIHTGSLPIRLSDTKIANRSFLIDPSGAIKATYDKIHMFDVDLPGGETYRESKNYQPGERAVVADLPWGRLGLTICYDLRFPHLYRALAKAGADFICVPAAFTKVTGEAHWHVLLRARAIETGCFVFAAAQTGTHQNGRQTFGHSLIIDPWGEIIADGGGDVGIVTARIDPAKVAEARGKVPSLNHDRDYALGA; from the coding sequence ATGGGCGAGCCGTTCAACGTCGCGCTGGTTCAGACCACGTCGGGCAACCAGGTCGCGCCGAATGTTGCGAGCGTCAGCGAGATGATCCGCGCCGCCCAGGGGGCGGGTGCCGATCTGGTCATGCTCCCCGAGACCGTATCCCTGATGGAGACCCGTTCGAAGCTGGTCTTCGCCCAGGTCAAGCCCCAGGACGAGGATGAAGCCCTCAAGGCATTCAGGGGCTTGGCGGACAGTCTTGGTATCTGGATTCATACCGGGTCGCTGCCGATCAGGCTGTCCGATACCAAGATCGCCAACCGGTCCTTCCTGATCGATCCGTCCGGGGCCATCAAGGCGACCTACGACAAGATCCACATGTTCGACGTCGACCTGCCGGGCGGCGAGACCTACCGGGAATCGAAGAATTACCAGCCGGGTGAGCGTGCCGTGGTGGCGGACCTGCCCTGGGGCAGGCTGGGCCTGACCATCTGCTACGATTTGCGCTTCCCGCATCTCTACCGGGCGCTGGCCAAGGCGGGCGCCGATTTCATCTGTGTTCCGGCGGCCTTTACCAAGGTGACCGGCGAGGCGCACTGGCATGTGTTGCTGCGCGCCCGCGCCATCGAAACTGGCTGCTTCGTGTTCGCCGCCGCCCAGACCGGCACCCATCAGAACGGCCGCCAGACATTCGGCCATTCGCTGATCATCGATCCCTGGGGCGAGATCATCGCCGATGGCGGCGGTGATGTGGGCATCGTCACCGCCCGCATCGACCCGGCCAAGGTGGCCGAGGCGCGCGGCAAGGTGCCGTCGCTGAACCACGACCGGGATTACGCGCTGGGCGCATAG
- the grxC gene encoding glutaredoxin 3 codes for MADIIIYTSAFCGYCARAKRLLKEKGTEFNEIGVDMNPSLREEMRQKAGGSHTVPQIFINGRHVGGCDELFELEARGELDKWLAA; via the coding sequence ATGGCTGACATCATTATCTACACCTCGGCGTTCTGCGGCTATTGCGCCCGCGCCAAGCGGTTGTTGAAGGAAAAAGGCACTGAATTCAATGAGATCGGTGTCGACATGAATCCATCGCTGCGCGAAGAGATGAGGCAAAAGGCAGGGGGCAGCCATACCGTGCCGCAGATTTTCATTAACGGCCGCCATGTCGGCGGGTGCGATGAATTATTCGAACTCGAGGCGCGCGGCGAACTCGACAAGTGGCTGGCCGCCTGA